In the Oryza glaberrima chromosome 6, OglaRS2, whole genome shotgun sequence genome, one interval contains:
- the LOC127776929 gene encoding uncharacterized protein LOC127776929 has product MAKLPLTPSSHGSPIHDRFPRTPALAEKTGKQQSVIKKLATKKAVVTEMDMATVTVHKLFYSKGASDRQPQQASGVPASVQVAGLARGHLLPALRAAARPPRADASCPRSAPSPASRADAACHALRAAAAAAVAGLARGRLLHALRAAAAAAVAGLTRGRLLGALRAVAAAAVTGLACGRRLLPLQASRTAASSARSAPPRLPPASPSTTLCGGCFQLIL; this is encoded by the exons ATGGCGAAATTGCCCCTGACGCCATCTTCCCACGGCTCGCCCATCCACGACAGGTTCCCAAGAACACCTGCGCTGGCGGAGA AAACAGGCAAACAGCAGAGCGTCATCAAGAAGCTAGCGACGAAGAAGGCCGTGGTCACCGAGATGGACATGGCCACCGTGACCGTGCATAAGCTCTTCTACAGCAAGGGTGCCAGCGACCGGCAGCCACAGCAAGCCTCGGGCGTACCAGCCAGCGTTCAAGTCGCCGGCCTCGCGCGCGGCCACCTCCTGCCCGCGCTCCGCGCTgccgcgaggccgccgcgcgcggaCGCCTCCTGCCCGCgctccgcgccgtcgccggcctcgcgcgCGGACGCCGCCTGCCacgcgctccgcgccgccgcggccgcagccgtcgccggcctcgcacGAGGCCGCCTCCTGCAcgcgctgcgcgccgccgcggccgcagccGTCGCAGGCCTCACGCGTGGCCGCCTCCTCGGCGCGCTCCGCGCCGTTGCGGCTGCCGCCGTCACAGGCCTCGCATGCGGCCGCCGGCTGCTGCCGTTGCAGGCCTCGCGCACGGCCGCCTCCTCTGCGcggtccgcgccgccgcggctgcctcCTGCCTCGCCGTCGACAACCTTGTGCGGCGGCTGCTTCCAGCTAATTTTGTGA
- the LOC127776930 gene encoding serine/arginine-rich splicing factor SR45-like, whose product MEVFAAAPPCPSVFELAAAEVAAMCVGRGAAARSAAAAAVARSRPVTGSAVEPPASTPDAHHRSRIRVRGARSGGRMRRPLASPCHVGSTDAAPSRAGLSPDPSSHRIRPTMAGSARVGRRSAAGCAASSPPTRRQPSPPRLQPCRIGSADVAPAAARQWRWRSTSRR is encoded by the coding sequence ATGGAGGTGttcgccgctgctcctccatgTCCTTCGGTGTTCGaactcgccgccgcggaggtcgCCGCCATGTGCGTGgggcgcggagcggcggcccgatccgccgccgccgcggctgtcgCCCGCAGTCGCCCCGTCACGGGATCCGCCGTCGAGCCACCTGCATCCACACCTGATGCGCACCACCGCAGCCGGATCCGTGTACGTGgggcgcggagcggcggccggatgcGCCGCCCCCTCGCCTCGCCATGCCATGTTGGATCCACCGACGCCGCGCCTTCCCGTGCAGGATTATCCCCGGATCCGTCATCGCACCGGATACGCCCTACCATGGCCGGATCCGCGCGCGTGGGGCGCAGATCTGCGGCCGggtgcgccgcctcgtcgcctcctACACGCCGTCAACCGTCGCCTCCACGCCTGCAGCCGTGCCGTATCGGATCCGCCGAcgtcgcgcccgccgccgctcggcagTGGAGGTGGCGCTCGACGTCGCGCCGCtag
- the LOC127776637 gene encoding uncharacterized protein LOC127776637 isoform X2: MAATIPASPATLQPCKKNVSGSMLIRSPPRPWRRRFPQHVVIAAASSSSRGPKAATGGRLETSTDAAAVAGEDGDVIRRLQNGPDVRGVALEGENGRAVDLTPLAVEVIAESFGEWLREELHQLESGRDGGEVRVSVGRDPRLSGARLGAALFAGLARAGCSLFDVGLATTPACFMSTKLSRFSYDASIMMTASHLPYTRNGLKFFMKRGGLTSGEVEGVCDRAARKYVARKMGLGGGRGMPPVVMRVDLMSAYAQHLRNIIKERVAHPTHYDTPLKGFKVIVNAGNGCGGFFTWDVLEKLGADTTGSLHLEPDGKFPHHMPNPEDTTAMSLTRGAVLDHGADLGVVFDTDVDRSGVVDATGAAINGDRLIALMSAIVLDEHPGTTVVTDARTSDGLTRFIQARGGHHCLYRVGYRNVIDKGVQLNADGVETHLMMETTGHGALKENNFLDDGAYMVVKIIIEMVRMRLVGLEGSVGTLIMDLEEPAESKLMRMNILGEAKYAKQRGTQAVETFRNHIQEGKLNGWVLDDCGDCSVSQGCLVDTNDDPFDVDAYMYR, from the exons ATGGCTGCTACTATCCCCGCTTCTCCGGCCACTCTGCAGCCATGCAAGAAAAACGTGAGCGGCAGCATGCTCATCCGGTCGCCTCCGCGCCCTTGGAGGAGGAGGTTCCCCCAGCACGTTGTAATAGCTGCTGCGAGCTCATCGTCTCGTGGCCCGAAGGCAGCGACTGGTGGCCGGCTCGAGACGTCGACTGACGCTGCAGCGGTGGCCGGGGAGGATGGAGACGTGATCCGCAGGCTGCAGAACGGACCGGACGTGCGTGGCGTTGCGCTGGAAGGGGAGAACGGCCGGGCCGTGGACCTCACGCCGCTGGCGGTCGAGGTGATCGCCGAGAGCTTCGGGGAGTGGCTGCGGGAGGAGCTCCATCAGCTGGAGAGCGggagggacggcggcgaggtgcgggTGTCCGTCGGAAGGGACCCCCGCCTCTCtggcgcgcggctcggcgcAGCACTGTTCGCGGGGCTGGCGAGGGCAGGGTGTTCCCTGTTCGACGTGGGGCTCGCCACCACGCCGGCTTGCTTCATGAGCACCAAGCTCTCACGGTTCAGCTATGACGCCTCCATCATG ATGACTGCATCACATCTCCCATACACTCGCAACGGACTCAAGTTCTTCATGAAGCGCGGTGGTCTCACGTCCGGCGAGGTGGAAGGGGTCTGCGACCGTGCGGCGCGGAAGTACGTGGCCAGGAAGATGGGCCTTGGCGGCGGGCGAGGCATGCCGCCGGTGGTGATGCGCGTCGACTTGATGAGCGCCTATGCGCAGCACCTCCGCAACATAATCAAGGAGCGTGTTGCCCACCCGACACACTACGACACCCCTCTAAAGGGCTTCAAG GTGATCGTGAATGCCGGCAACGGCTGCGGAGGGTTCTTCACGTGGGACGTCCTGGAGAAGCTGGGAGCCGACACGACGGGGAGCCTCCACCTGGAGCCCGACGGCAAGTTCCCTCACCACATGCCCAACCCGGAGGACACGACCGCGATGTCCCTCACGCGCGGTGCGGTCCTGGACCACGGCGCGGACCTCGGCGTGGTGTTCGACACCGACGTGGACCGCAGCGGCGTGGTGGACGCCACGGGCGCGGCCATCAACGGCGATCGGCTCATCGCGCTCATGTCCGCCATCGTGCTAGACGAGCACCCCGGCACGACGGTGGTCACGGACGCGCGGACCAGCGACGGGCTCACCCGCTTCATCCAGGCCAGGGGCGGCCACCACTGCCTCTACCGCGTCGGCTACCGAAACGTCATTGACAAGGGCGTGCAGCTCAACGCCGACGGCGTCGAGACGCACCTCATGATGGAGACCACCGGCCACGGCGCGCTCAAGGAGAACAACTTTCTCGACGACG GTGCGTACATGGTGGTGAAGATTATTATCGAGATGGTCAGGATGAGACTCGTGGGATTGGAGGGAAGCGTAGGAACACTCATCATGGACCTTGAGGAGCCGGCTGAGTCCAAGCTGATGAGGATGAACATTCTGGGAGAAGCCAAGTATGCAAAACAAAGGGGCACTCAAGCAGTCGAGACTTTTAGGAACCATATCCAG GAAGGGAAACTAAACGGTTGGGTTCTCGATGACTGTGGGGATTGCTCGGTTAGCCAAGGATGCCTCGTGGACACGAATGATGATCCTTTTGATGTTGATGCGTACATGTACAG GTAG